One Triticum dicoccoides isolate Atlit2015 ecotype Zavitan chromosome 5B, WEW_v2.0, whole genome shotgun sequence genomic window carries:
- the LOC119311394 gene encoding uncharacterized protein At1g76070-like, with translation MERKPKKHARTRSGALASFLRSTAASFSSSTATTFGSRPAGGGKASFNHRNAFSGPMVSIVPPEARGGGRRRGGSKQGDGSGYRTPEASSPKVSCIGQIKRSKSKTSKARKAAKNVAPAAACGMDGGACPMPARPPAHSRPKRSLVRRMFSRRSRSRPSSSSSSHKSSGAADLFKGRPGSSAAVAAAPVSGPGMAGLGQMKRFTSGRGAFQDFDWREAERRGSDVDVDDDYADDGFVAFSAPLVLGGGVVASEPRKEVNLWRRRPMSPPTPLELP, from the coding sequence ATGGAGAGGAAGCCGAAGAAGCACGCGAGGACCAGGAGCGGCGCCCTGGCGTCCTTCCTCAGGTCCACGgcggcctccttctcctcctccacgGCCACCACCTTCGGCTCCCGCCCCGCCGGCGGCGGCAAGGCGTCCTTCAACCACCGCAACGCCTTCTCCGGCCCCATGGTCTCCATCGTGCCGCccgaggcgcgcggcggcggcaggAGGCGGGGCGGTAGTAAGCAGGGGGACGGCAGCGGGTACCGGACGCCGGAGGCCTCGTCGCCCAAGGTGTCGTGCATCGGGCAGATCAAGCGGAGCAAGTCCAAGACCAGCAAGGCCAGGAAGGCGGCAAAGAACGTCGCCCCCGCGGCGGCCTGCGGGATGGACGGCGGTGCCTGCCCGATGCCGGCGCGGCCgccggcccacagcaggccgaagAGGTCGCTCGTCAGGCGGATGTTCTCCCGACGGAGCAGGTCTCGGccttcgtcctcctcgtcgtcccaCAAGTCGAGCGGCGCTGCCGATCTTTTCAAGGGGAGGCCGGGCAGCAGCGCCGCCGTGGCCGCTGCGCCGGTGTCGGGGCCGGGGATGGCAGGGCTGGGACAGATGAAGCGGTTCACGAGCGGGCGCGGCGCGTTCCAGGACTTCGACTGGAGGGAGGCGGAGAGGAGGGGTTCCGACGTCGACGTGGACGATGATTACGCGGACGACGGGTTCGTGGCGTTCTCGGCGCCGCTGGTGCTCGGCGGCGGGGTGGTGGCGTCGGAGCCCAGGAAGGAGGTGAACCTGTGGCGGCGCCGCCCCATGTCCCCTCCCACTCCTCTGGAGCTCCCCTGA